The DNA region CCCGTCCGGGCTCCAACCCCccgcgtcgagggcggcggcggcggcggcaccccCGCCGTCCCGCACCATCAGCACGTCGTCCGCGATgtccagcggcagcggcgtcaGGACGTAGCGGTGGCTcagcgagggcggccgccCCGTGATGGTGGAGATCCCCTTGTCGAGGCTGAAGGCCTTGAGCAACAAGCGCCTCCGCAGCTCGGACGCCAGGGTCGGCCTGTAGGGTTGCTTCGTCTGCTCGGCGTGCAGACCGAGGAAGGTGAGGAGGGACACCATCTCGCCGCTGGACATCCACGTGGAGAGACCTGGTTCCCGGGACGATATCAGGGATGTATCAAACCAGAAgggcaaaggggggggggggggggggttggtaACGTTTTGGGAGACGGAAGAAGAATAACACGTGAAAAAACAGAGAACCTCGAAAGACTTACTAGTGTCCCCGTTAACTATCGACTCGATGACGGTCTTCCTGATGTAGAGGTAGAGCAAGAGGGTGTTcccgacctcggcggcccgCCGCGCCAGCGCCAGGCAGTCGAGGATGCACTTCCGGAACTCGTTCTTCTGGCCGTAGCCCATCCGCCCGACCTCGGTACGGGCGAGATCCCGGGTCCTGGCCTTGATCTCCCACGACACGAAAAGGATGCCGAGCATCTCCCAGCGCAGGTTGGGCCCCATGAACTGCGCCATCCAGACCTCCGGGTCGGGCTCGTGTTCTGAGAAGGGCCGGGCCGAGTTGCGGCACAGGACCCGGGCAAGCTCCGACAGCCGCGCGTCGTCCCTTTCGGGGCCGAGGTGGCGGCCGAAGGTGGCGTAGAGGGAGTCCTGGGCGCGTTGGGAGATGGGGTGGATGAAGGCGTTACGGGGGTCCGCGTATGGATCGAACAAGGCCCTGCCCTCGTATTCCTGGGGGACTTGGCGCAGGACGGAGAGACACATCTCGAGGGTTTTGGCATCctcggcggaggcggcgccagcGTCCTTCCGGCTCTCGAGACTCTGGTCGTTTGCTTGGTCAGTTGGGCTGCCCCCCTCTGGATGTTGTAAGTCGTGGCCTGACAAGCCATTCCCGACCTCCCTGTACACGTCGCTCCAGGAGGTGAACCCGAGGTGACCGGACAGCGTGTCCCGGACACCCATCTCCCGGGCTGGTCCTCCCGGGGTGGGAGTTTCCTTATCTCGGGCGAGAGGGCTGGTCCTCGGGTGTTGGTCATGCTGTTCGACAAGAGTGGACGCAGTTGCATGCTCGTGTTGTTGCTCGGCAACGGTCTCGGAACCCGTCACACTCGCCGAAGGAGACGTCGTCGTCTGTGCCGAAGAAGCAGCACGGGCGGACCGCATCCGGGCCGGCGTGCTGACCGTATACTCACATGGCTCGGCCTGTCGGCGCCGCTTGCAGTTGCTGCAGACGGGACTGACGTGGTCACAGGCGACCTTGCGGCGTCGACAGGGGTCGCAGGCCTGGAGCCGGCCGTTCTTTCGGTAACGGAGCGGTGAAGACGCCGGTGTCATGAATGCCGAGAGTGAAGGATAGATGGGGGGAGGATACTGGAAAGCAAGACACCGTCGCAATGGAGTTTGGTTTGCAAGTCAAGTTTCTAGCCACAGTCGCGGTTGGGTTTCCGTCATTGTCAGCGTTGTCGCTGTGAGGGAGATACAATTCATGTTGTCAGCAAGTCCCCCTGCTCGCCGAAGTTGATACCGAAGTTGATACCGaacttcggcttcggcttcggaCTTCTTCTCCGCGTTCTCGGCAaccctcctccaccccccaGTCTAGGTTTATCTATTACCTCACTCAaatgcacacacacacacacacacttacacacttcttctcctctcaccgatacgcttgacctttatgggccccaaCTAACGGGCTGAGACTTAGGCGAAAATCACCCTTGTGTCACAAACTTAACCAGCACTACTCTCACCGATACAA from Colletotrichum higginsianum IMI 349063 chromosome 4, whole genome shotgun sequence includes:
- a CDS encoding Fungal specific transcription factor, with product MTPASSPLRYRKNGRLQACDPCRRRKVACDHVSPVCSNCKRRRQAEPCEYTVSTPARMRSARAASSAQTTTSPSASVTGSETVAEQQHEHATASTLVEQHDQHPRTSPLARDKETPTPGGPAREMGVRDTLSGHLGFTSWSDVYREVGNGLSGHDLQHPEGGSPTDQANDQSLESRKDAGAASAEDAKTLEMCLSVLRQVPQEYEGRALFDPYADPRNAFIHPISQRAQDSLYATFGRHLGPERDDARLSELARVLCRNSARPFSEHEPDPEVWMAQFMGPNLRWEMLGILFVSWEIKARTRDLARTEVGRMGYGQKNEFRKCILDCLALARRAAEVGNTLLLYLYIRKTVIESIVNGDTSLSTWMSSGEMVSLLTFLGLHAEQTKQPYRPTLASELRRRLLLKAFSLDKGISTITGRPPSLSHRYVLTPLPLDIADDVLMVRDGGGAAAAAALDAGGWSPDGRLYPVTMWRARYRFMRIRDEIFEVALGPEAAISADAVRALKVKELVAAAELPAVLRFSESDVQDPGVSSRVLDTRLFMLLEHLQNLFFIERLLSRFDRAGRGELLAVSYNMTSATLLYWTNMDGLGACEDFKWIAMTYAAPGGGILCQELLQPTVTGGSHAAVTDRNGNPITRSGIVQVLSLLLGFLKWVSPREASGGICAGCRDIVQRVLDEALNGNVGPGGGAGGGEHAVGGVGWDSEVQLDFNFELLDTFEWMRPEFSWGDASQVT